A part of Aegilops tauschii subsp. strangulata cultivar AL8/78 chromosome 2, Aet v6.0, whole genome shotgun sequence genomic DNA contains:
- the LOC109737988 gene encoding cyclin-P4-1, whose amino-acid sequence MGSAEEEDLPATDMPRVVGVLSALLERVTERNDAATGPGALEPASGSAFRAMTKPGISVRAYMARIARFAGCSPACFVVGYIYLDRLLRRRRALAVDSYSVHRLLITTVLSAVKFMDDICYNNAYFAKVGGISLPEMNYLEVDFLFGVGFDLNVSPETFGHYCAILQSEMLCLELEPESLLPPTAVAAAPGSRMHCCLSEDDGTSATTSSSNSTQQQQLAA is encoded by the exons ATGGGCAGTGCTGAGGAGGAGGATCTACCGGCAACGGACATGCCGCGGGTGGTGGGCGTCCTCTCCGCGCTCCTGGAGCGCGTAACGGAGCGCAACGACGCGGCGACGGGGCCGGGAGCGCTGGAACCGGCGTCAGGGTCGGCGTTCCGGGCGATGACGAAGCCCGGCATCTCCGTGCGCGCGTACATGGCGCGCATCGCGCGGTTCGCGGGCTGCAGCCCCGCGTGCTTCGTCGTGGGTTACATCTACCTCGACCGCctcctgcgccgccgccgcgccctcgccGTGGACTCCTACAGCGTGCACCGCCTCCTCATCACCACCGTGCTCTCCGCCGTCAAGTTCATGGATGACAT ATGCTACAACAACGCCTACTTCGCCAAGGTGGGTGGGATCAGCCTGCCGGAGATGAACTACCTCGAGGTGGACTTCCTCTTCGGCGTCGGCTTCGACCTGAACGTGTCTCCGGAGACGTTCGGCCACTACTGCGCCATCCTCCAGTCGGAGATGCTTTGCCTGGAGCTGGAGCCGGAGTCCCTTCTTCCGCctaccgccgtcgccgccgctccaGGCAGCAGGATGCACTGCTGCCTCTCTGAAGACGATGGCACTAGCGCCACCACCAGCAGTAGCAACAGTactcagcagcagcagctggcTGCGTAG